DNA from Brassica napus cultivar Da-Ae chromosome C4, Da-Ae, whole genome shotgun sequence:
TGATCATCAACTACAAATACAGATAAATACAAGGATTAGTTGGTTGTTACTGATGATTACATGTTCGAATCTGCTGAGCATTAACTCGTTCTCTGCTTTCACCTTCGTCAATGTCTTTTTCTTACTTAACAACGAGATGGACAGACTGTCAAAAGTATATGGAATACACGATATATTGTGAGGGTGGTCTATTCTGATCCACATATTTACTGAACTCAGTAAATAGCATGCGGTTATTTTCATGAGGACGTGGCTTCTACTCTGTCCTTAAGATCTGCACAGTGCATGGTGAATATCATCAATTCATCCTTCCCGCAAcgtcatctctctctctatcacaTCGTCATCTATTTAATTTGCAAAACGTCATCTATTTCTCCCTCTTTCACCGAAGACTTGTAAGCGTGGAGGGTAGAACCGGATGAGGTGAGAGACAATTGATATCCatttaattatgtcaaaatcacgTTCATATACTTAATTTCTCTTCCAGACTTAGCTATTTCGCCAATTAGCcctaaaatataacatatttgttttgtgtttgattTCGCTTTTCATGGCTTTGGATTATCTTGTTCCTTATTCAAATATGCGTTTGATTTGGATGATGACTGTCTGAGAGACAGAGTTTAAGTTACAAAAGTTTAAGCATTATCAGTTCCTGGTTATGTTTACAAATGAGTACTGTTTATTTGAttgaaagaagaaacaaacaaaacaaataatggGCTAAGTCTAAGAGGTTAAAGACAAAAGAACAGACAAGAAGAGACATAAACTCCATTGAAACAAAGCTTCATGTTTGTCTATCGTGAAAACAGACTGAAAGttctgttttttaaaaataaaaaattgtttttgctgtaaaaattgttttaagtttaatttcCGTTATCTAATAATTTCTTTTACGAATGAAAAAGGGCAGCGTAGCCAAGTTAGGAAACAGACCACTAAGAGAATGCCACGTCATCTGATTTGGTTCTTTCACTTTCGGCTAATGAAAAGTGTTAGCTACGAACAgtcgaattttaaaataatttatttattgaatagtgagaaaacaaaagagtaaagtgagaggaggaagaaggagaggaagaaccctctctctctctcttttgttcctCTGACTACTCATTTCATGTCGGAGACTTCCCAGAAACTAAAGAATCTCTTCAACGAAGACtaaatctttctcctttttcttaGTTATCTTATCTTCGTTTCCCCCCCTTTGCTTACTTCTGAAGGAAacgagagatagagagagagaaagccttagagaagagagagagagagagagagagagagatgtatgCAGTGACGCCTCCTCAAAGATCCGATTTGGGATCCAACTACGGTTTGCGGGTCTATCAAACATGGAAAGGAAGCAATGTtagtttctttttcatttatttatagaagttcTTGATTGTGTTGTTTAATGTTTGAGCTATTTTGGTAGAAATTTCTCAGTCACTGGGCTCAGATTTAGTCTGTTCTAAAATTGGAACTTGGGTTTGGTGTTACAAGTTTTGCTTTTTTTGAGGTTTCTTGTCTACaatgaatatttataaatgtcgTTATTAGCATAAATCAAGAAGCTTTTTGTTTCCTGTGACAACACTGTGAATAAAAATCTTAACTTTAACCAAGAACTTAGCGCATTATCCGAATAGGATTTGCTTCTTCTTACAAAGGGGCCAAAACTAGTTGATgtatattgttgatgttgtgCCGTATAAATGTGACACAAAGATGAAATCTTGTTTTAGTATGAAACATTTTGAAAGTTAGTCTCCAAAGCACTTTATTATTGAACTCTTGTTAATGTTTCTTTCAACAAtcctcttttgtttttgttttttttgtttcttgcagATATTTTGTCTTCAGGGAAGGTTTATATTCGGGCCAGACGCAAGATCACTTGGTCTGACAATAAGTCTCATCGTGGTCCCTGTTATAGTGTTCTGCATCTTCGTTGCAAGCAAGCTAATGGATGACTTCTCTGATACTTGGGGACTCTCAATAGTCTCTGTCGCTGTTGTCTTCACCATTTATGTGAGTACCAACCAaacctttccttttttttcatttcaaacgCTTTGTGGATTCGTAACACTTCTATGCTTCACTCAGGACATCATTCTTCTGATGCTTACATCCGGAAGAGATCCAGGGATTATCCCAAGAAACTCTCATCCCCCTGAGCCTGAAGTTATCGATGGAAACTCAGGGACAAGCCAAACTCCAAGACTCCCTCGAGTAAAGGAAGTAGAAGTTAACGGAAACATATTTAAGGTCAAGTACTGTGACACTTGCATGCTCTACAGACCACCTCGCTGCTCGCATTGCTCTATCTGCAACAACTGTGTTGAAAGATTTGACCATCACTGTCCTTGGGTTGGTCAATGTATTGCCCAAGTAAGTTCCTCTCCCTTTTCAATGTACTCTGGTCTCTGCATCAGTGTATGATTCATCTACTTTTGGCAGAGGAATTATCGGTTCTTCTTCATGTTTGTCTTCTCCACGACTCTTCTCTGTGTATACGTGTTGGCCTTTTGCTGTGTCTATATAAGGAAGATTAAAGAATCTGAAGATATAACCATTTGGAAAGCAATGCTCAAAACTCCTGCCTC
Protein-coding regions in this window:
- the LOC106391054 gene encoding probable protein S-acyltransferase 6, with protein sequence MYAVTPPQRSDLGSNYGLRVYQTWKGSNIFCLQGRFIFGPDARSLGLTISLIVVPVIVFCIFVASKLMDDFSDTWGLSIVSVAVVFTIYDIILLMLTSGRDPGIIPRNSHPPEPEVIDGNSGTSQTPRLPRVKEVEVNGNIFKVKYCDTCMLYRPPRCSHCSICNNCVERFDHHCPWVGQCIAQRNYRFFFMFVFSTTLLCVYVLAFCCVYIRKIKESEDITIWKAMLKTPASIALIIYTFICMWFVGGLTCFHLYLISTNQTTYENFRYSYDRRSNPHNKGVVDNFKEIFCSAIPPSKNSFRAMVPREAPMPPRSAVGGGFMSPNMGRGNDEIEMGRKGVWAMAEHGDDKNVGNNERFHVNDDELGDIRTTTDDDEQSGSRPNIHPRHSSWEMSPEVMALASRRT